The sequence aattaagaaaaacaaacaaaaattaaaaacaatctcATGTGAGCTAAATTTTTTAAGAAACAGAAACTTGGTTTGTTCCTATATGGGTCGTGATTTATTCAAAACAGATgagtaattttgaaaaaaatatcagaAGTGTAGTTTATTCCCATATGAGttgttatttgttaaacaaaagcGTAGATTGGTCACACGTAGGCTGTGGTTCGATGAGAAACATGGCTTAATTTGATCAAATATAGGTTGTTATTCTTGGAAAAACGGAAACGTAGTTTACTTCCATGTgaattgtgctttttttttttggaaacagGAGAGTATTTTAATCACACTTACGTTCTGATTTGTAGCTTATTTCCATGTAGTTTGTGATTTCTTTACAAGCAGAAGTATAGTTTGATCGCACGTGGTTTATTATTTGCTGAGAAACAAAAACTCAGTTTGATCCTTTGTGGGTTTTGATTTTGTTAGAAACATAAGCGTAGTTTAGTCCCACATGGATTACGATATTATGACAAACAAGATGTACTTTATTCAACGTATATTGTGATTTGCTGAGAAACAGAACCTTATTTTGATCCCTCATGGGTTTTGATATATTGAGAAACAGACGAGTAGATTAATCACgcgtatgttttgttttgtttagaaacagAAGAGTAGTTTGCTCATATGTGAATTGTAATTTTTTTGAAAACAGAAGAGCATTTTGATTTTACGTGGGTTTTGAATTGTTGAGAAAGGTAAGCGTATTTTATTCCCATTCGGGCTGTAGTCTCTTGAGAAATAGAAGTGTAGTTTAATCCCATGTTTTCGTGAGTTGTTGAGCAAAAAGTCGTAATTTATTTGTACGTGAATACTAATTTGTTGGGAAATAGAAGGGTAGGTTGTTCTTTggtgtattttaatttgttgagAAACAGAATCGTAATTTTATCCGTCATAGGTTGTGATTTATTTAGAAACAGAAACGTAATACACTCGAATGTAAGTTGATTTCTGGAGAAACAGAAGTGTATTTTTTACACGTAGGTTGTGATTTGTTGAGAAACAGAAGCATACTTTGTTACCTTGTGGGCTGTTTCTTGTTGAGAAAGAAAAGCGTAGTTTATTCCTACGTGAATTGTGTTTCGTTAAAAAACAGAGGAGTAGTTTAATCATACAAGAATTATGGTTTGTTGAGAAACAAAGCGTAGTTCGATCTTGGGTAGATTGTGATTTCTTTGTAAACAGTGGCGTAGATTACTCCCATGTAGATTGTTATTCCTTAAGAGACATAAGTGTAGTTTGATCCTAAGCGGACTGtaatttgttcaaaaaaaaaagcgcagcttattgtttgtttgttttggaatttcgcacaaagctactcgaggggctatctgtactagccatccctaatttagcagtgtaagactagagggaaggcagctagtcatcaccacccaccgccaactcttgggctactcttttaccaacgaatagtgggattgaccatcacattataacgctcccacggctgaaagggcgagcatgtttggcgcgagcgggatgcgaacccgcaaccctcagattacgagtcgcacgccttaacacgcttggccatgccgggccacgcagCTTATTACTACATGAATTGTGATTTGTTGAGAAACAGAATCGTAGTTTGTTCCCACATGTACTAAGATATTTTGAGAAACAGAACCATAATTCTAACTCGCATTCGGTgtgatttatttagaaaaaaagtaGTTTGATCTCGCGTAGGTTATGATTTGTTTGAAAGCATAAGAGTTGTTTGATATCACTTTGATGTGACTTGTTCAGAAATGGACACGTAATTTGTTCCTATGGGGGTTATGATTTCTTTATGAATAAAACCGCAGTTTCTCTCCTCGTGGTTGTTATTGGTTGAGAAACAAAGGGGTAGTTTTATCCTTCGcgggttttgatttttttttgaaaCAGAAGTGTAGCTCACTTCTAGTTGTAAGTTTATTCGTATGAGAAAAAGAAGCGCAGGTTGTGATTTGTTGAGAAACAAAGAATAGTTTGATCTCACAGGGATTGTGATTTGTTGAGAAACAAAGAATAGTTTGATCTCACAGGGATTGTGATTTGTTGAGAAACAAAGAATAGTTTGATCTCACAGGGATTGTGATTTGTTCAATATAAGAAGAGTATTTTGATCTCACAGGAATTGTGATTTGTTCAATATAAGAAGAGTATTTTGATCTCACAGGGATTGTGATTTGTTCAATATAAGAAGAGTATTTTGATCTCACAGGGATTGTGATTTGTTCAATGATAAGAAGAGTATTTTGATCTCACAGGGATTGTGATTTGTTCAATATAAGAAGAGTATTTTGATCTCACAGGGATTGTGATTTGTTCAATATAAGAAGAGTATTTTGATCTCACAGGGATTGTGATTTGTTCAATATAAGAAGAGAATATTTTGATCTCACAGGAATTGTGATTTGTTCAATATAAGAAGAGTATTTTGATCTCACAGGGATTGTGATTTGTTCAATATAAGAAGAGTATTTTGATCTCACAGGGATTGTGATTTGTTCAATATAAGAAGAGTATTTTGATCTCACAGGGATTGTGATTTGTTCAATATAAGAAGAGTATTTTGATCTCACAGGGATTGTGATTTGTTCAATATAAGAAGAGTATTTTGATCTCACAGGGATTGTGATTTGTTCAATATAAGAAGAGTATTTTGAACTCACGTAAGCTGTAACTTTTTGAGAAACAAAAGTGTAACTTCTTtcaaaggcggaagactttcgaaacatcgtcttttacacttgtgtctccacaacaggcagttgccgtccattctacaaagtttcatcaaaagtATAACTTGTTTCCATGTCGGTTGTGATTTAAAATAAGACAAGTGAAGCGTAGTTTGATCCCACGTTGGTTGTGGTTTGTTGATAAACAGtagaatagtttgttttcatgtgGGTTACGATTTGTTGATAACTTGATATTCCGCGTATTTCATAACACTGTGCTAACTAAAAACAGTTTATCTTCACTTAAAAAGGAGAGCATGAAATCATTGCTCCAATTGAGTGAGATTTcatgaaatacttttattcttGATAAATGAATGTATAAGTATGGAGTTGTTTAAAACATTCACAAGTTAGGTTCATCTTTTACATAATAGTTCAATTCTAGATTCACACAGAATATTTAACTATATCACAGAACTAGAAAATGCAAGAACAACTACTAACATTTTGAGTTTCCAGTTTGCTTCTTTATATTTATAGGCTTTAATAAACTATGGCAAGTCTTGTACACTATGATTCTCTGGATTGTATGTTCGTTCTCCGTCTgcaatgtgtttgttgttaaaacttCTGTGTTGGTGAAAGCGTACGTCTGCTTCTTGGTGTTACAGACAGGAATCTTGGTACTGATTCACAGCCAAATGTCTCAAGTGCCCATTACCGTCACTTAGTAGGCCAACATGTGGCGTATACTACATTGTCCATCTATGTACGGGCACAGTCGCAATGTCTTAATGTCTATTTTGCTTGCAGGGTGACACTCtttcttttatatacatatatgtatatatatagagagggaGCGACCTCGTTTGGCTCTTAGtggaattaattataattaactacaTCAACACAGTTTATAACAGCGTTAAAGTGTTATCAAGaattaagttttagaaaattactgatttcgtttgtttgtttcatatattttggtgaagctacacaagagctatttgtcTTTAGTCGTCCATATGTTTGAATTGCCAGAGTACAGATAGGAGACAGCTAATCAACGTATTTTCTTCCATCTTGAGCTACACTAATTGAATAGTGAGCGGTTACAAAATGTGGAGCTACATTTTTGTCTTCAGTACATGAGACGAAGCTTCTAACCACTATACCGTGCTTGATTTGGTAGATACTGGATTTCGACGTTAACGAAGCTACCTCTCAAATTGGTTGAAAAATAACAAAGGTATTGAAATAGCTGTGCCATCTATTGGGACTTTAGAAAAACGATAAGTGCTTGAAATTATGTAGGAGATTTAGGTCTAGAAAATcgatctttaattttaaatattcagttaacaGTACTCATAAATACTCATATAATCAATAAAACTCATAAATCAATATTACATacagtattatgttgaatattttgtCATCCTTTCTATTTCTTCGGGCTAATTCTTTTATGTCAACACAGAATCTAAATTTCAACATCGTGGTAATGCTCTATTGACCCATGTTGACAAATGAATGAGCCAAggtgaaaatgtttattattatatagaatttCCGTATACTTGTACTAAGGCATGCCATAGggattctgcttgaatgaacttACTGATCAAATTtggggtctgaaataactgtcttgATACCCAACGCAGTGTCTTAACTATGGAGAAACAAGTCAGCAAGGACCTAGCATGTGGTACCGGTATATACTAGAAGAAATGAAGTTAAGACCACTCTGCAAATACActtgataaaaatagtatttaatactatatatgttgATGACTCGATGAGCAAGTTTGAAATGTTTGGTTCAATGTATAGGCTGTATGTCTGGTAGAAAAAAGGTTAAATATACTTACCTCAATACATAGCACCTATCATGAAGCATTGGGGAAATAGTGTGTTGGCTCAAATGTGTTTTACTGCTGAGTCAAAATAGATGGAGTAATGTACCAAgccaagtaccatcagatacttaTCCGTCATCCTATACACAGTGGTTTGCGTAGTAGTGATAAAGAATTTTACTAACAAGAATATAATGATCTCAAACACTCATACAGCCTATGTAGacattacttagctaagaaaaactgctggagtcattcaaatgatgcaataaCCACTACAGATCCCTCATCTCAATCCAATTGAGGAGATCTGGGAATTgctagatcaaaaacttgacaaatcaaaagttatttcgAAAGAAACTTTATGCGAATGCATtagagatttagaatttccaaaacaGGAATACTTCCATACTTAATGGTTAcataaaacaaaggaatattgATAAACTTGAAGACCCAGTATCTTAACTTAATGTTTTGGGATAACATGGGACCTATTTCactctctaaactaaattaaaattaatcaagAAAAACGAAGTCAGCAGCAAGACATACAAGTTGGTATCACAAGTTAAATAAGTCTACAGGTTATTATTCTCATCTAAAATTCGGTTTAGAATCCTGTTATAAGTTGAATGCCACCATGGGATATTATTCTTATCTAAAACACAGTTTTCATATTATATCATAAGTTAAATAAATCTACCTACAGGTTATCATTTTCGTTAAAAATCCGGTTATAATGTTCTATCATAAACTGAATAcgtcaaaatttattttatctatattaaatggaaactaaactaataaataaacaacacacaacaTCAAATCATGTAGAGTCcacattttagaaatgttttcaattgtGTATCGATTTTATctctgtgtattgtttagttattatttaaacattatacgCAAGTACCAAAAAGATAATATCTATGAAGGAAGCGGGAAGATTTACACGTAGACATTATATTTATCCAGCTCCAATTAtctttatattaacataaaatttacgCAATACTGCTGATGTGAATTAGGAGacgtgaaaataatttaaatacttatttttaaaagtttcaatgacaacatttaaatgtttatagttGCCACAGTTCTGCATGTTGTTATAAAATCTTTGTTGGTATTTGccaaaataatactgttttaatttaaacCTAAGGGATGTGGAAGTAATTTTGGAACAATGTGTCAAATCAATTAAAACaccaatatatacaaatattcagcGAACCTTATAAATATGAACGAGAAAAAGgctgatttatattaaaattagtatttataatatatgtgtTTGCTTCGAGGCTGTTTTTAGTGTCccatacaaatatagttttgatgtCCACTTTACTATCATATTTATCTCTTAGAACCATAACTTTAGGTTACCTACCTCACTCACAATCACAACTTTATGCTAACTATATATTTTAGGACCACGACTTTGATGTTCCATACATTTTTTAGAACCTCAGTCACATTTATGTCAACTTtaggaaaaaaattgtaatttttaaaacgaGATCACTACTTGTATCCATGTGGGCTAAACTGTCATGTCTCAATGTCATATTTATCTCTTTTATATCTTTATCTCTGAATACTCTCTTGTTTTTGCTGTCCTCGTATTTAAGCAtctttttgtcttgtttttatctcttattttcttCTAGTATTTTTTGCGTATATCTTTGAATACTCTTTTCTTTGTTGTCCTTGTCTCAGAGTATCCTCTTATCTTTGTCGTACTTGTCTGTCACCAACCTTTTGTCTTTATTGCATTCATCTTAGAATATTCTTTTGTcgttgttatattgtattttttcttaatcACTATTGCTATGTAAAATGATCTGCGTTTTTTCATATGAGATGTTTGATTGTTAAAAGTTAAAGTTTCTAGACAACTTTGCTTACTATACTTTCTTTTAACGGAGTATGAAattttttgcataaatatttcatGCACAGAAAAATTTGAACGGAACTTTTCTGTtacaaaatccaaaataaaattttattatttaaccagGATTAGTcgtttacatgaaaaaaaaaacaaccttacaccATCGAACCAAGAAATTACCAAGCTGTTGATGTCACTGTAAATCTATAAAGTATTATAAGGAGAAAATCTAAATAATTCATTTGAGGTAATTCATTTGACGTCATACATTATGCACAAGtaatttaatatgaaacaaataacatttcataaagaaaacaatttgaagtGTGAACAATACAGAGTATTATGTGTCGCACATTATTTTATTCAGCAGAATTGCCATTAGCTCATCGAACTACATACGTATATTAATTGAAAAGTATATGTTTCTTTGCATTATACTTTCAGGAAGAAATCTCTTAAACATAGAAATACTTTTTCGATAGCAACATACATTTTACACGTGAAATTAACCAAGCTATTATAATTGATATACTTGCAGATAGGGTTTAGAAAATTTTAGTTCTAAACGTTGTACAGACAAAGTTGATGGTTACTTTACCATAAACAAAATTACTTCAggtgaagaacatttatatacatgAAATGAAGTAATTTCTGAAATGAGATTTAGCTTATGggtatctttaaaattattaataggtATTACTGGCGTAAACCAAGAGAGGAACTATCATTCCCCTTACCCTCTGGCTTCTGATTACTCCGCCTATGGCTGTCTAGACTGAATTATTATTAcccacaatatatataaaaaaaatttaatcatgtattatgttttatatgagTTCTTTACCTGGCAAGTTCCTATGGACTGAAGCTGGCTTTAGTAGTCTTAAGAAACTATTGGTATATAAGTTAGTTTCATCTTGTCAGTCGTTTTGTTAGCAAGGTTTGAAGGTAACatgttataacgcctccaggAGAGGCAGCAAccattataaaacacattttttaaatcttaagttttaaatattatactcttAACGTATTGCTAATGTAGACCCCTGGTGTTAGAAATAAGACTAATTTGGTACCTACTTGATTAAAACATACTTACAGAGTGTTAAACATTAAGTATACAAGATATTCAAATATTCGTGTAAAAATCCTTTGACTGATCATCTATATCTTGAAATATCTATCTGTTTACTTAGAAAAACTACCCTTGTCAAGTTTTGTGGATGTGAAAAACTAGTCTTTAGATGTCCATCAAACTACAATATTGCATTATATGGTTTTGGTGTATTCGATAAAAGTTTCCTACAAATTACAAAGCACACGTTTTTAATTAACGTTACTTGCAAGCATCTCACGCGTTTTTAACTTAATGAGAGGTGATTTTTGGAACCAGCACAACAATTTTCCAGGTTTGAAAACAATTATTCTCTTAAAGGAGGTAAATTATGGGCAAGATAAAAGTAGTATAATTCGAACTCAAATAACTGGCTAATGGACCAAAGCAAACTAAATGCAATCAATGAATGAAATTCAGATATGATCGAAAAAGTAAGTACCCAGCTGTTATTTCTTTTGAGGTTGGTTACTGACACTACATTCTAAGAACTACATTTCctgtttcgtgttgttttttttgtttgcgAGAGTATGAACCATCTATTTTCAAACTAAAAGATTACGAGAATAATAACGCGCTTTGTTTTTTAACCTGAAAAGTTCACGGAAGTAAGAACACCTCGTTCTTAATgtgaaaaatatgaagaaaaccattattattaaagtaagctGCTGTAgagaaaaaagtattaaaacgAAATATTACAATGTGCTACAGATACGGTTTACAATTACCTGtgacaataaaacattatagaatGTGCTACAGTTGCTGTTGATTACTATCCGTCAGAAAAGAATATTGTAGAATGTGCTAAAGATGCGGTTTACAACTACCTCTTAGAAAAAAATAATGCTACAGATCATACTGACCAAATCATCATACAGTAAATGTTATGAATACATCTTCAAAGAGGTAcagatacataatatatatttgtctgCTACATAAAGACTTTTGTAAGATTCAGCACAAAGCATCAGTAAATCCGAGATATATAAAAGCTAGAATTTACAGGAATGTGTTATTCAGTTGTGCTGTTTTCACTTGAAGTATTTTACCACTTAGGTTAACTGGGTAAATGATTTGTGTCTAAAAGTGACTGTGAACATTAGTTCTTAACATAACATTCTTCGCATTTTTTCAGTAGCATTTGATaacctttgatttttttaaaacctatTACAACCACGCCAAAAACCAATATGAGAACCACTACGCCAACTGATCCTCCTATTACAAAGGCAGACTTTGACAAACAGTAATAGTCCGCTGCGGGAAATAGCGCCATCTCTAGATTTTCTTTAGAAAACACAGTTAAACTACGAATAAGATGTGTTGTTTTGACAACTTCATCGGTTTCACGTCGGTGTCGAGACGTTTTGTTGTTGATGTGAAGAACACAATGAGCATTACACTTCTTGAGGCAAACTTTCATGTCACAACGAATATAGAAGTGTGTGGTATCTGGTAGTTTGAAAGCTTTGAAGTAAGAATATATAATCAGATCAGCGCCTGTTTCACGCGTGTCACGTGTCTTGTAAAATGGCGTCATCATTTCAGGTCGCTTGACACAGCCATTCTCGTCGGTTAGAGCAACAGAAAATCCTTTATCGTTGGACGCCTCGCACCCCATCATCTCTGCGTCAAACCTATTAGTCGGATCTTGGAGATAAACCACAAGGCTAGTCTCATCTCCAACGTGTAAGTATCCAGAAGCAGGGGCTGCGAAGGGTCCCTTTCCTACTTGGACCTCCATAAGGGCATTGATGGTATCTTGGGTGAAAGTTACTGGTACTGTGAAAGGCTGGTAGACTTCGAAAGGTCGAGCAGACACAGTCTTCATTAATGTGTGACTCCATATGCACCTCAGACGCTTAGCTTGATCCCACGCCTCCTGAATATAAGGGTCATTCTGAATGATTACCGTATTTTCTAGATACATATCCTGGTCATGCGTTAGAATCTCGAATTGCCCAACTGTTCCACATGCCGCTAGAGGGATTTGAAATGTGAAACTTCTTGCATCTCGTGAGGTGGCGCTGACAAAACGACAAATATCGACATCATAAAATCCTTTGGAGTAAATAACTCCTCCAAAAGTTTTGTCAAACTCGACCGTCACTGTCATCCCATCTTTTGCACAATCTACATCCAGGTTCTCCAACTGAGGCATATCTGGAGGAAGCGCTCTCTGTCCGTCGATCATCAGCGTCACCTatagaataaagtaaaatatcatgaatacagaaatattaaaattgactCACATAAATctctatttatttaatacacaatcaAACTGAGAGACTTTTGGTAAATTACATGtcataactgtttgtttatttggaattaagcacaaagctatacaatgggctatctgtgctctgcctattaCGAGTActgaaacccggattctagcgatgtgagtccacagacatgccgctttATTACTGGGGTCTGCTATGACTGAGGAAGCCCAAATCTCATTCATAATTAAcgtattttatagtttttgtaatatatCGTGTTAAAGATGAAGCATGCTACATGTAATTAGTACTAAGTACAccaaaacactatttttattggtttaacGAAATATGTGACTGATTTTACTATATCTACTAatcaaataaaagtttctattaaaaaaaaaatattaatgtaaaccGGATAAcatatatgaattataatattataattagatATTTTAGACACAAACAATGGATAGTAAATTGGTTTCAATTTTTTGTTATGGAGACTTTTATAAGGTAGATAACTTATTAACTAATCAATACTGaatatgatttataatttttttgtaaattaatttgatatttatcgCTATAAAGTATCAGTGATTCtagttaaaattgaaaatttattatgtAACTCTTTTATAATCAGAATATGGAACCTGTAATTGATGGTACGCGTCCTGTCGCCGAGAAAATTTGACCTGTAATTTGATGATGTGGATGCTCAATAGAGGTATTTAACAAGTAGCCTACACTTTACTCTGCTATGTTTTCCAGTTTCCAATCAAGTGTTGCGGTTTTCTGAGCTGAAGCATAACACACTTGTCTTTGATACCGTGTTACGTAACGCTATAAATTTTCTCGAAAACATGTCTGAAGAAAACGTAAACGAGAAGCTTCAAAGCCGTAAAGTTTTGGATTCGTAACTTTTGACAGAGGCCATGCTTACGATATTGAGAGCATATGAAGCTTTATCATATCTTGTTTTGGTGTTGACTACTAGAAAGGAAGGTTTGGCGGCATTGAATAAATAGGACTTGACATCACATGCAAATTCTATGTAAGATGAACAgtaaaatcccactattagtttgtaatgagtagcccaagaactgacgATGAGTAATTGTTGGATATCTcctttccctttagtctatcagttcaagaTTATATGTGTCTGTGTACAGATAATCCCTGTGTTAGCTTTGTGCGAACATCTAGACTAACAAACAGAATGTTTAATGAATATGATATTCTTGTCGGACGAAACTTTGAGAAATAATTAGAGATGGTTTTAGAGACAAAATAAGCGACAAGAAACGATGCAAGTATGGCgactatgtaatacaaatatatacgtTAAAAGTTCAATAAGTAAAAGTTTAGAGATTAAAAAATCCTTGTCTTAAAACAGTTCAATATAACAAGTCGAGGTTGACTTCAAAGATTTcagaaagtt comes from Tachypleus tridentatus isolate NWPU-2018 chromosome 12, ASM421037v1, whole genome shotgun sequence and encodes:
- the LOC143234849 gene encoding cuticlin-3-like, yielding MSQPGKRGIILHFGICLLKVTLMIDGQRALPPDMPQLENLDVDCAKDGMTVTVEFDKTFGGVIYSKGFYDVDICRFVSATSRDARSFTFQIPLAACGTVGQFEILTHDQDMYLENTVIIQNDPYIQEAWDQAKRLRCIWSHTLMKTVSARPFEVYQPFTVPVTFTQDTINALMEVQVGKGPFAAPASGYLHVGDETSLVVYLQDPTNRFDAEMMGCEASNDKGFSVALTDENGCVKRPEMMTPFYKTRDTRETGADLIIYSYFKAFKLPDTTHFYIRCDMKVCLKKCNAHCVLHINNKTSRHRRETDEVVKTTHLIRSLTVFSKENLEMALFPAADYYCLSKSAFVIGGSVGVVVLILVFGVVVIGFKKIKGYQMLLKKCEECYVKN